From the genome of Lentisphaerota bacterium, one region includes:
- a CDS encoding RNA methyltransferase has protein sequence MRPSTQRFVIGKIPSLLPMISNIRIVLIGTLYSGNIGSVCRAMANFGLTDLVLVSPVCADGWAEASKFAVHGASVLEGRRTVATFDESVADCAAVVGTTARLGLYRQHVRTPREAAPGLLALAGGGPVALVFGREDKGLLNDEIARCTHLLRIPTGTDYTSINLGQAALLCAYELFLASGSYEPPCEKAPPAPAAHRLRLLELWREMLLLIGFMTPEKADHMMQGVQRIFSRGALTTDDVNILMGVARQAGWAARANSKPKPEP, from the coding sequence TTGAGGCCTTCTACCCAACGCTTCGTGATTGGAAAGATACCGAGTCTTTTGCCTATGATCTCCAACATCCGAATCGTGCTGATCGGCACGCTCTATAGCGGCAACATTGGCTCGGTCTGCCGCGCCATGGCTAACTTTGGTCTCACGGACCTGGTGCTGGTCAGCCCGGTTTGCGCCGACGGTTGGGCCGAGGCGTCCAAGTTCGCCGTCCACGGGGCCTCGGTCCTGGAGGGGCGCCGCACCGTGGCGACCTTTGACGAGTCGGTCGCCGATTGCGCGGCCGTGGTTGGCACCACCGCCCGGCTCGGCCTGTACCGCCAGCATGTCCGCACCCCGCGCGAGGCCGCGCCGGGACTGCTCGCGCTGGCCGGCGGCGGTCCGGTCGCGCTGGTCTTCGGACGGGAAGACAAGGGGCTGCTCAACGACGAGATTGCGCGCTGCACCCATCTGCTCCGCATCCCGACGGGAACGGACTACACCTCGATCAACCTCGGGCAGGCAGCCCTCCTCTGCGCTTACGAGCTGTTTCTCGCCAGCGGCTCATACGAGCCGCCGTGCGAAAAGGCGCCGCCCGCCCCGGCCGCACACCGGCTGAGGCTCCTCGAACTCTGGCGCGAGATGCTGCTGCTGATCGGCTTCATGACCCCGGAGAAGGCCGACCACATGATGCAGGGCGTTCAACGCATCTTCTCCCGCGGCGCCCTCACCACCGACGACGTGAACATTCTCATGGGCGTCGCCCGGCAGGCCGGCTGGGCCGCCCGCGCAAACAGCAAACCGAAACCGGAGCCGTAG
- a CDS encoding penicillin-binding protein 2 yields the protein MWRASHCGSSSTPLCSGARHDMLDTVIKLLNGESGASMVRVSRVAFFVLLALCCAAFMLGSQPAARSWRAFFVLNMMIVTALLGVLGYQAGWQIAGFRKPEFVLFMRRYNQRPDAAGRQVKRGTIYDCTGVKLAESGVGDAWGRRYPLGAAAAHVVGYYHPRYGIAGLERAADPQLAGYGIATRRERERFGRNLLDRQQAAGVYLALTLDARLQQKAFDLLAGRRGAVVILRPYDGALLALVSSPAFDPRNPVPVARDAEAAPMLNRALHGRYPPGSTFKVLVAAMAAAQKMAPVFNCPGTGFAASPRVQPIRDSSYWAYERQGRVWPGYGRIGLRDGFVRSSNVYFAQLGLACGAERFNTVAEAAHINERVTVFAGADGGLRSFEGHLPPVSQQDRAAVAQLAIGQGPLLVTPLHVAMFTSAIAADGVLWQPRLDALEVPRRMNRITTPAAAATVAALMRESVVSGTGRDADIPGLAVCGKTGTAEATGGGDHAWFTCFAPQAQARLVVTVIIERGGFGAETALPVARSLLQEAVRIGLFSPDGRP from the coding sequence ATGTGGCGGGCGAGCCACTGCGGTTCGTCATCGACCCCATTGTGTTCCGGCGCCAGACATGACATGCTCGACACGGTCATAAAGCTGCTGAATGGCGAGTCTGGCGCGTCGATGGTCCGCGTTTCGCGCGTGGCGTTTTTTGTGCTGCTCGCGTTGTGTTGCGCGGCTTTCATGTTGGGATCGCAGCCGGCGGCCCGCAGTTGGCGAGCCTTCTTCGTGCTCAATATGATGATCGTGACAGCGCTGTTGGGGGTGCTGGGGTATCAAGCGGGCTGGCAGATCGCGGGGTTCCGCAAACCCGAGTTCGTCTTATTCATGCGGCGCTACAATCAGCGTCCCGATGCAGCAGGCAGGCAGGTGAAGCGGGGGACGATCTACGACTGCACCGGCGTCAAGCTGGCCGAGTCGGGCGTAGGCGATGCGTGGGGGAGGCGCTATCCACTGGGAGCCGCAGCCGCGCACGTGGTCGGCTACTACCATCCGCGTTACGGCATCGCCGGTCTCGAGCGTGCGGCTGATCCACAGCTCGCGGGTTACGGGATCGCAACCCGTCGCGAGCGCGAACGATTCGGCCGCAACCTGCTCGACCGCCAGCAGGCCGCTGGGGTTTATCTGGCGCTGACCCTCGACGCACGGCTGCAGCAAAAGGCGTTTGATCTATTGGCGGGGCGGCGCGGCGCGGTGGTGATCTTGCGGCCGTATGATGGCGCGCTTTTGGCGCTGGTCAGTTCGCCCGCATTCGATCCCCGGAATCCAGTCCCGGTGGCGCGGGATGCCGAGGCGGCGCCGATGCTCAACCGGGCGTTGCACGGACGCTACCCGCCCGGATCGACCTTCAAGGTGCTGGTTGCGGCGATGGCGGCGGCGCAGAAAATGGCGCCGGTGTTCAACTGCCCGGGCACCGGCTTCGCGGCCTCGCCGCGCGTCCAGCCGATTCGCGACAGCTCCTATTGGGCGTATGAACGGCAGGGGAGGGTCTGGCCGGGATATGGCCGGATTGGCCTGCGCGACGGGTTCGTCCGCTCGTCCAACGTCTATTTCGCCCAACTTGGCCTGGCGTGTGGCGCCGAGCGGTTTAACACCGTCGCCGAGGCGGCGCACATCAACGAACGGGTGACGGTGTTTGCGGGAGCGGATGGCGGCCTCCGGTCATTCGAGGGACATCTGCCGCCCGTGTCGCAGCAGGACCGGGCAGCGGTGGCTCAACTGGCGATCGGCCAGGGACCGCTGCTCGTGACGCCGCTGCACGTGGCGATGTTCACCAGCGCGATTGCGGCGGACGGTGTGTTGTGGCAGCCCCGGTTGGACGCCCTGGAAGTGCCGCGGCGGATGAATCGCATCACCACGCCGGCGGCTGCGGCGACGGTGGCGGCGTTGATGCGCGAGTCAGTGGTGTCGGGCACCGGTCGCGACGCCGACATTCCGGGTTTGGCGGTATGCGGCAAGACGGGAACTGCCGAGGCGACCGGCGGCGGCGACCATGCGTGGTTCACCTGCTTCGCGCCCCAGGCCCAGGCTAGGCTGGTGGTGACGGTGATCATCGAGCGGGGCGGTTTTGGCGCCGAAACGGCGCTGCCGGTGGCCCGTAGCCTGCTCCAGGAGGCGGTCCGCATCGGTTTGTTCAGCCCGGACGGCAGGCCCTGA
- the fucI gene encoding L-fucose isomerase (catalyzes the conversion of the aldose L-fucose into the corresponding ketose L-fuculose), whose protein sequence is MNCCCSCRPDFEKLASEPRTFEDAGCALIGPVPTIALTPVADGRMGAYEDNQARTWKLTEKLYDLITRNVKLPDGTPVRVVVAPEIVYGPRSGARAQAYYTAQGVSANIWVSRSWAYSDELMSACQGIGSSEWQQAAYGLNQTDRPGAVWLKAFTAAMDEKKRPIFAIYSPDLEDETQPCSAYVSERILRFARCAAAAAMIRGKNYLNIGSVSMGIIGSDSRRNTMLDYLGMGTCNFDMAGIRGRLALGFYDHEEAAQAFAFFKKSFAFDFGSGKRPLPPDELLMENVRIALIVRDLMIGNPRLADPAVGRKQGFTANVEYAQGYNAIASGTQGQRQWTDFYPNFDLTESILNSSFDWNGFRAPLIVATENDSKNGIGMLIGNLLSGGAAQLFADIRTNWTPASIKQATGVDVKQICPNGIIDKRNSGAGALDYALDIFTLVKGGSKLTVQQVLDAIRNDPQAQKKLIAAAIKGTRYMGASLTYFPGDGLSSHYRSPGGIPLTAYRYNVVGDRLTCSVIEGDTVELPRKAADHISRVTDATWPETYWTPRGMTSFEYMTRIGPNHDANSFGLIGADFLTFNAMLRIPVDMHNVGPADVFRPTLWDRFGGDDFRACQFLGPVYG, encoded by the coding sequence ATGAATTGCTGCTGTTCCTGCCGCCCTGACTTTGAAAAGCTGGCGTCCGAGCCCCGGACGTTTGAGGATGCCGGCTGCGCGCTGATCGGCCCGGTTCCGACGATCGCCCTGACGCCCGTCGCCGACGGCCGCATGGGCGCGTACGAAGATAATCAAGCGCGCACCTGGAAGCTGACCGAGAAGCTCTACGACCTGATCACCCGCAACGTGAAACTGCCCGACGGCACGCCGGTCCGGGTCGTCGTGGCGCCCGAGATCGTCTACGGCCCGCGCTCCGGCGCCCGCGCCCAGGCCTATTACACCGCGCAGGGCGTTAGCGCCAACATCTGGGTCTCCCGCTCCTGGGCGTATTCCGACGAACTGATGTCGGCCTGCCAGGGGATCGGTTCATCGGAGTGGCAGCAGGCCGCCTACGGGCTCAACCAGACGGACCGCCCCGGCGCCGTGTGGCTCAAGGCCTTCACGGCGGCGATGGATGAAAAGAAGCGCCCGATCTTCGCCATCTACTCCCCCGATCTCGAGGACGAGACCCAGCCCTGCAGCGCCTACGTCAGCGAGCGCATCCTCCGCTTCGCCCGCTGCGCCGCGGCCGCCGCCATGATCCGCGGCAAGAACTACCTCAACATCGGCTCGGTCTCGATGGGCATCATCGGCTCCGACTCCCGCCGCAACACCATGCTCGACTACCTCGGCATGGGCACCTGCAATTTCGACATGGCCGGCATCCGCGGCCGTCTCGCGCTGGGGTTCTACGACCACGAGGAGGCCGCGCAGGCCTTCGCCTTCTTCAAGAAATCCTTTGCCTTCGATTTCGGTTCCGGGAAGCGCCCCCTGCCGCCCGACGAGTTGCTCATGGAGAATGTCAGGATCGCCCTGATCGTGCGCGACCTGATGATCGGCAATCCCCGCCTCGCCGATCCCGCGGTCGGCCGCAAGCAGGGATTCACGGCCAACGTCGAGTACGCGCAGGGCTACAACGCCATCGCCTCGGGCACGCAGGGCCAGCGGCAGTGGACCGACTTCTACCCGAACTTCGACCTGACCGAGTCGATCCTGAACTCGTCGTTTGACTGGAACGGCTTCCGCGCGCCTCTGATCGTCGCAACCGAGAACGACTCCAAGAACGGCATCGGGATGCTCATCGGCAACCTCCTCTCGGGCGGCGCCGCGCAGCTCTTCGCCGACATCCGCACCAACTGGACACCCGCCTCGATCAAACAGGCGACCGGCGTGGACGTGAAGCAGATCTGCCCGAACGGCATCATCGACAAGCGCAACTCCGGCGCGGGCGCGCTGGACTACGCGCTCGACATCTTCACGCTGGTCAAGGGCGGCTCGAAGCTGACGGTGCAGCAGGTGCTGGACGCCATCCGCAACGACCCGCAGGCGCAGAAGAAGCTGATCGCCGCAGCCATCAAGGGGACGCGCTACATGGGCGCCAGCCTCACCTACTTCCCCGGCGACGGCCTTTCCTCGCACTATCGCTCGCCCGGCGGCATCCCGCTCACCGCCTACCGCTACAACGTCGTGGGCGACCGGCTCACCTGCTCGGTTATCGAGGGAGACACGGTCGAACTGCCCCGGAAGGCCGCCGATCACATCTCCCGGGTCACCGACGCCACCTGGCCCGAGACTTACTGGACGCCGCGCGGCATGACCTCGTTCGAGTACATGACCCGCATCGGCCCCAACCACGACGCCAACTCCTTCGGCCTGATCGGCGCCGACTTCCTCACCTTCAACGCGATGCTCCGCATTCCGGTCGATATGCACAACGTCGGGCCAGCCGATGTGTTCCGCCCGACCCTGTGGGATCGTTTCGGCGGTGACGACTTCCGCGCCTGCCAGTTCCTCGGCCCGGTCTACGGCTGA